One region of Thiorhodovibrio frisius genomic DNA includes:
- a CDS encoding CheR family methyltransferase, whose amino-acid sequence MVLSGTGSDGTLGARAIKGAGGLVVAQSPDTAAYDGMPRSSSIATGLADLVLSPAEMPERLMTYLARAFGQPPDKKNPVAKTEDALTNICLLLRDATRHDFSQYKHSTLVRRIERRMALHQIEQQVDYVRHLQREPEEILALFHDLLIGVTNFFRDPEAFAVLETEVIPKLFARKLQHRTVRIWVCGCSSGEEAYSIAILVHEHLEALNQNLPVQIFATDLDARAIAQARAGTFPINITTHVSPERLQRFFTLDTEARVYRIQKVIRDLLVFSEQDLIRDPTFSRIDLISCRNLLIYLDGNLQRRIIPLFHYALNPNGVLFLGSSETIDDALMMFTAVDRKWKIFSRLDPISGMSAPTIGELTLRRPVKPVTEKLPSSAQRTRVNHFIRPVKFVPSSRAGDDPAYYHLSFFEPAPNTNGPTTQQTTPAASTDAGAKTPSDGRTDATPKPKPSAETGRAESPPAPAQADHRIAELEQELRANEEYLQATLEEMETSNEELNSTNEEMQSVNEELATVNVELQTKVADLSRANDDMNNLLAGTGVATLFVDDRRCISRFTPAMTKIIKLIPGDTGRPVGDIVSNLIGYSTLEEDIDSVLQTLVPIEKSVQALDNTWYLMRIGPYRTLTNVIEGAVMTFVDITSRKRMEDDLHNARTFAEGIVDAVREPLIILDGETVLISANRAFYRHFQLTESETLGHPLFELGNGQWDIPALRELIEKIQASGASLDDYRIAHDFPRLGHRVMQINARRLSAMSDQKGHILLAFEDMNAPVEPDTAPPTGGPLEPNNK is encoded by the coding sequence ATGGTGCTTTCCGGCACGGGTAGCGACGGCACTCTGGGCGCGCGCGCCATCAAAGGCGCTGGCGGTCTGGTTGTCGCACAGAGCCCCGACACGGCGGCCTATGACGGCATGCCGCGCAGCAGCAGCATCGCCACCGGCCTGGCGGATCTGGTGCTGTCACCGGCGGAAATGCCCGAACGCCTGATGACCTACCTCGCGCGGGCTTTCGGTCAGCCGCCGGACAAGAAAAACCCGGTCGCCAAGACCGAGGATGCGCTGACCAATATATGCCTGCTACTGCGCGACGCTACCCGTCACGACTTCTCCCAATACAAGCACAGCACCCTGGTGCGCCGTATCGAACGGCGCATGGCCCTGCACCAGATCGAGCAGCAGGTGGACTATGTCCGCCACTTGCAACGCGAGCCGGAAGAGATTCTGGCGCTCTTCCACGACCTACTCATCGGCGTCACCAACTTCTTTCGTGATCCAGAGGCCTTTGCGGTGCTGGAGACTGAAGTTATTCCCAAACTGTTCGCGCGTAAACTCCAACACCGCACAGTGCGCATCTGGGTGTGCGGCTGCTCCTCCGGCGAGGAGGCCTATTCCATCGCGATTCTGGTGCATGAGCACTTGGAAGCGCTCAACCAGAACCTACCAGTGCAAATTTTTGCCACTGATTTGGATGCAAGGGCCATTGCTCAGGCACGCGCGGGGACTTTCCCGATCAATATCACGACCCATGTCTCGCCTGAGCGTCTTCAGCGATTCTTCACGCTCGACACGGAGGCCCGCGTCTATCGGATTCAGAAAGTGATTCGCGACCTTCTAGTGTTTTCGGAGCAAGATCTCATTCGCGACCCCACATTCTCTCGAATCGACCTCATCAGCTGCCGCAACCTGCTGATTTATCTAGATGGAAACCTGCAACGCCGAATCATCCCGCTGTTTCATTACGCCTTGAATCCAAACGGGGTACTCTTTCTTGGCAGTTCAGAAACCATCGACGATGCCTTGATGATGTTCACGGCAGTGGATCGCAAATGGAAGATCTTTTCCCGGCTCGATCCCATTTCCGGCATGTCTGCGCCGACCATTGGAGAACTTACACTCAGGCGTCCTGTGAAACCGGTAACGGAGAAGCTGCCTTCTAGTGCTCAAAGAACGCGCGTCAATCACTTTATCCGCCCGGTTAAGTTCGTTCCGAGCAGCAGAGCGGGCGACGACCCGGCTTATTACCACTTGAGCTTCTTCGAGCCGGCACCCAATACAAACGGTCCCACAACCCAGCAGACAACTCCGGCTGCCAGCACCGATGCGGGCGCGAAAACGCCCTCTGATGGCAGGACCGACGCGACCCCGAAGCCAAAGCCGAGCGCGGAAACCGGGCGCGCGGAATCTCCGCCCGCCCCTGCGCAAGCGGACCACCGCATTGCCGAACTCGAGCAGGAACTGCGCGCCAACGAGGAATATCTCCAAGCAACACTTGAGGAAATGGAGACCTCTAACGAAGAGTTGAACTCGACCAACGAGGAAATGCAATCGGTCAACGAAGAACTAGCGACCGTAAACGTTGAACTCCAAACCAAGGTGGCCGATCTCTCGCGCGCCAATGACGACATGAACAACCTGCTCGCGGGCACCGGGGTGGCCACGCTCTTTGTCGATGATCGCCGGTGCATCAGCCGCTTTACACCAGCGATGACGAAAATCATCAAGCTTATCCCTGGCGATACCGGTCGCCCGGTGGGCGATATCGTCTCGAACCTGATCGGCTACAGCACCCTTGAGGAAGACATTGATTCAGTGTTGCAAACCCTGGTACCCATCGAGAAGTCCGTGCAGGCACTGGATAACACCTGGTACCTGATGCGGATTGGCCCCTACCGCACCCTGACCAATGTGATTGAGGGCGCGGTCATGACCTTCGTCGACATCACCAGCCGCAAGCGCATGGAAGACGATCTGCACAACGCGCGCACCTTCGCCGAGGGCATTGTCGATGCCGTGCGCGAGCCCCTGATCATCCTTGATGGCGAAACGGTGCTGATCTCGGCCAACCGGGCGTTTTATCGGCATTTTCAGCTCACCGAGTCCGAAACCTTGGGCCACCCCCTGTTTGAGCTCGGCAATGGCCAATGGGACATCCCCGCCCTGCGCGAGCTGATCGAGAAGATTCAAGCTTCTGGTGCAAGCCTTGACGACTATCGCATTGCGCATGATTTCCCCCGGCTCGGCCACCGCGTCATGCAAATCAACGCCCGCCGTCTGTCAGCCATGAGCGACCAGAAGGGGCACATCCTGCTCGCGTTCGAAGACATGAACGCCCCTGTGGAACCCGACACCGCGCCACCGACGGGAGGCCCGCTTGAGCCGAACAACAAATGA
- a CDS encoding ATP-binding protein, with translation MSRTTNDAQHPETPLAPAAASASAPASSLDLRARAEARLVARGKLPSEPLTREASQQLIHELSVHQIELEIQNEELRRSQTELEASRARYFELYDLAPVGYVALNDGGLITEANLAAARLLDLPRQALINRRLSNWIKPDDQDIFYLCRRQLNAKAPQQQCELRLQRPDGSSLWAALALSLQPERESEAHCLVVLNDIDVHKQLDALRSQAEEDMLRVNVDLGTSEARAHAVINASPVPLAITQKSGCVDHLNPAFVATFGYALDEIPTWSHWWNRAAPEPAKRARILAKLRKRTATSAQSGKPCSPFEITVRCQDGREANVIILVTELGDDQRLNTLYDITELSQAREAAQQAARAKTDFLSQMSHEIRTPLNAALGMTEVLERTHLDSEQLHLVRQVRMAGRSLLEILNDILDISRIEAGAMQLEQRPFALSSVVEAVLALLSSAAQQQEVRLAISAAPAVPGALLGDARRLKQVLINLVGNAIKFTKHGGVRVEITLLEETTKAVSLRFEVVDTGIGIPPEILEHLFEPFVQGSVGVTRRFGGTGLGLSICRRLVDIMGGTIGAESLPGIGSLFWFDLTFERTSEKPEVFAPTAPVYTGEPRLASARVLLVDDSAMNQEVGQRLLALEGASVTLATDGRNALELLSSGPGDFDLVLMDVQMPEMDGLTATRRIRSELGLTELPIVALTAGVLPAQQAAARRAGMNAVLIKPLDTEQMIATLRQCMRLEPTPSPSSPPPSTKAAEPLPAIPGIDPVQAIRITGGNPALFEKLLSLFADECPSILTNTREALKIGDRALASRLMHSLRGNASILGASEIMDTAKVLEDAIEAEETDLARPLEELAKQMAPLIAASTAAYPAQTASATQAKAAPQEASEAPDAKLKTLPALKAILHANNLDALAHFDRLRPELNKILGETRTEALGREISKLRFTEALALLEPAPVDGGQNARIAGE, from the coding sequence TTGAGCCGAACAACAAATGACGCCCAGCACCCGGAAACACCGCTGGCGCCGGCAGCCGCCAGCGCCAGCGCGCCCGCGTCCAGCCTCGACCTGCGCGCCCGCGCCGAGGCCCGCCTAGTCGCGCGGGGCAAGCTACCCTCCGAGCCCCTGACACGCGAAGCCAGCCAACAGCTGATTCACGAACTCAGCGTCCATCAGATTGAGCTGGAAATTCAAAACGAGGAACTGCGCCGCTCCCAGACGGAGCTAGAAGCCTCTCGCGCTCGCTATTTTGAGCTTTACGACCTCGCCCCCGTCGGCTATGTCGCCTTAAATGATGGCGGCCTCATCACAGAAGCCAACCTCGCCGCCGCCCGGCTCCTCGACCTACCCCGCCAGGCGCTGATCAACCGCCGCCTGTCGAACTGGATCAAACCGGACGACCAGGACATCTTCTATCTCTGCCGTCGACAACTCAACGCCAAGGCGCCCCAGCAGCAATGCGAACTGCGCCTTCAGCGTCCCGACGGCTCCAGCCTGTGGGCGGCACTGGCGCTGTCTCTGCAACCGGAGCGTGAGAGCGAAGCGCACTGCCTGGTCGTCCTGAACGATATCGACGTTCATAAACAGCTGGATGCCCTGCGCAGCCAGGCCGAAGAGGACATGCTGCGCGTCAACGTCGACCTGGGCACGAGTGAGGCAAGAGCACACGCGGTCATCAACGCATCACCCGTACCGCTGGCCATCACCCAAAAGAGCGGCTGCGTCGATCACCTCAATCCCGCGTTCGTCGCGACCTTCGGCTACGCCCTTGACGAAATTCCCACCTGGAGCCACTGGTGGAATCGGGCTGCCCCCGAACCGGCCAAGCGCGCGCGAATTCTGGCCAAGCTTCGCAAACGCACAGCAACCAGCGCGCAGTCGGGCAAACCCTGCAGCCCCTTCGAAATCACAGTTCGCTGCCAGGATGGCCGCGAGGCAAACGTGATTATTCTGGTCACGGAACTGGGCGACGATCAGCGACTCAACACCCTCTACGACATCACCGAGCTGTCCCAGGCCCGCGAAGCCGCCCAGCAGGCCGCGCGCGCCAAGACGGACTTCCTCTCGCAAATGAGCCATGAGATCCGCACACCGCTGAACGCGGCGCTGGGAATGACGGAAGTCCTGGAACGAACCCACCTCGATTCCGAGCAACTCCATTTAGTGCGCCAAGTGCGCATGGCCGGACGCTCGCTGCTGGAGATTCTGAACGACATCCTGGATATTTCGCGCATCGAGGCGGGAGCAATGCAGCTCGAACAGCGTCCTTTCGCGCTGTCCTCGGTGGTGGAAGCCGTCCTAGCGCTGCTGTCGAGTGCGGCTCAGCAACAAGAGGTCAGGCTCGCGATCAGTGCGGCACCCGCAGTCCCAGGCGCTCTGCTCGGCGACGCGCGGCGACTGAAGCAAGTCCTGATCAATCTCGTGGGCAATGCCATCAAGTTCACCAAGCACGGCGGAGTGCGGGTCGAGATCACGCTGCTCGAAGAGACCACCAAAGCGGTCAGTCTGCGCTTCGAAGTGGTCGACACCGGCATCGGCATCCCACCTGAGATCCTGGAACATCTGTTCGAGCCCTTCGTCCAAGGTAGCGTTGGCGTGACGCGTCGTTTTGGCGGCACCGGACTCGGCCTGTCAATTTGCAGACGTCTGGTCGATATCATGGGCGGCACGATTGGTGCGGAAAGCCTGCCGGGCATCGGCAGCCTGTTCTGGTTCGATCTCACCTTTGAGCGCACGAGCGAGAAGCCGGAGGTATTTGCGCCGACCGCACCCGTCTATACCGGCGAACCGCGTCTGGCTTCAGCGCGGGTGCTACTGGTGGACGACAGCGCCATGAATCAGGAGGTCGGCCAGCGCCTGCTCGCCCTGGAGGGGGCTAGCGTCACCCTGGCTACCGATGGCCGCAACGCATTGGAGTTGCTCTCTTCGGGCCCAGGCGACTTCGACCTGGTGCTGATGGATGTGCAAATGCCAGAAATGGACGGCCTCACCGCAACCCGACGCATCCGCAGCGAGCTTGGGCTGACCGAACTGCCCATCGTCGCCTTGACTGCGGGCGTGCTGCCGGCGCAGCAAGCCGCCGCGCGCCGAGCAGGAATGAACGCGGTCTTGATCAAACCGCTGGATACGGAGCAGATGATTGCCACCCTGCGCCAATGCATGAGGCTCGAACCAACCCCTAGCCCCAGCTCTCCGCCCCCCTCGACCAAGGCTGCCGAACCATTACCCGCAATCCCCGGAATCGACCCTGTCCAAGCCATCCGGATCACCGGCGGAAACCCGGCTCTATTTGAGAAACTGCTATCACTCTTCGCCGACGAATGCCCGTCCATCTTGACGAACACCCGCGAAGCCCTAAAGATCGGCGACCGCGCGCTTGCAAGCCGCCTGATGCACAGCCTGCGCGGCAATGCGAGCATTCTCGGAGCGTCTGAAATCATGGATACCGCCAAAGTGTTGGAAGACGCTATCGAGGCGGAGGAGACCGACCTAGCGCGACCACTGGAGGAGCTGGCCAAACAAATGGCCCCGCTAATCGCGGCCAGCACAGCCGCGTATCCGGCCCAAACCGCCAGCGCAACACAGGCCAAAGCAGCCCCGCAAGAAGCGTCGGAAGCTCCAGACGCAAAACTCAAAACGCTACCCGCCCTGAAAGCCATCTTGCACGCCAATAACCTCGACGCCCTGGCCCATTTCGACCGACTGCGCCCGGAGCTAAACAAGATACTGGGCGAGACGCGCACCGAGGCGCTTGGGCGCGAGATCAGCAAACTGCGCTTCACCGAAGCACTGGCGCTGCTAGAGCCCGCCCCTGTAGATGGCGGTCAAAACGCGCGCATAGCCGGTGAATAG
- a CDS encoding NHLP bacteriocin export ABC transporter permease/ATPase subunit, translating into MDASGDDPGAVPTGTPVSAPEGASVSAPVAAPEDAIEWPERLLRQGRAERLGGHQPIRLSDLNRAWLVRQGQVELFLVSLSPDGVEGTRHYLATVPAGGLLLGIGLDDSADFVLLAVPHVDTDLIEWPLALLSAESAAPDVLPALVPALEHWLRALSWGMSRWVTPLPVVDVGIGTDERLSIPSGRRCTAQQVLIWIRLAPEAGLFLDTQEIDSTADEVTFPLAAEAWLWTMTALELHGRSTAAALRDGDAWDGVATLHRLLFETASMNLMLGNADEYNRLMARRVATEAERDHAFSDLMSVTAPRPRLEATPVRGDIPLVGAMRLVGQACGFQIQVPVELKSDDALTLENIVRFSRLRQRTVTLRDDWWQGDFGALLAFEAETQRPLALLYTDQGRAQLIDPADGQELDFETHRQRLAPEAFEFTTHLPFRAMGFRSLFGFAFARGWRDAVLMLVMSAMAGMMTLAIPVTTAYLIDTAIPNHEVGHLIEIGVVLAVLGGTAFVVDYVATLAFTRAESRMGRALQSGLLDRVLRLPMRFFQNFSAGDLANRVMAMTQIQTLLSTGAVNAILSGIFGLAGFLLMFYYDARLALWALVLTLVYLILSLVISYLRLRQERALAGLMGDFSNILLHLILGVAKIRLAAAEDRAFARLASPYAKSRRHQLRSQRLGAWQSALNQVLALIGLLIFVLLIGKPSQAPNLIAIGAFSALLVAFQQFSASLSMMVMVATGLIAIQPQVERARPLLTAVPEVSEERKDPGALSGAIEVSHVSFRYTPNGPLILDDVSLEIEPGRFVALVGASGSGKSTLLRLIMGFESLESGGIFFDGQALTSVDATAVRRQMGVVMQNAQLMPGSLYQNIVGTSGGSLDDAWEAATQVGLADDIHAMPMGMQTVIMEGGGALSGGQMQRLMIARAIVNRPKVLLLDEATSALDNRTQAVVTESLDRLRVTRIVVAHRLSTVVNAERIHVMDAGRIVESGNYASLMQANGQFARLAARQMV; encoded by the coding sequence ATGGATGCTTCCGGCGATGATCCAGGCGCTGTTCCAACGGGCACTCCAGTGAGTGCGCCAGAGGGTGCGTCAGTGAGTGCGCCAGTGGCTGCACCAGAAGATGCAATAGAATGGCCAGAGCGCTTGCTGCGGCAGGGCAGGGCGGAGCGACTTGGTGGACATCAGCCAATCCGCCTGTCTGATCTCAATCGCGCCTGGCTGGTACGTCAAGGCCAGGTTGAGCTGTTTCTGGTCAGCCTGTCCCCTGACGGCGTTGAGGGCACGCGGCATTATCTGGCGACGGTGCCCGCAGGTGGGCTGCTGCTGGGGATTGGGCTAGACGACTCGGCAGACTTTGTCTTGCTGGCTGTGCCCCATGTGGACACAGATCTTATTGAGTGGCCCTTGGCCTTGTTGTCGGCTGAATCCGCCGCGCCTGATGTCCTGCCCGCCCTGGTCCCGGCATTGGAGCATTGGCTGCGCGCGCTGAGCTGGGGCATGTCGCGCTGGGTGACGCCGCTCCCGGTGGTGGATGTGGGCATTGGCACCGATGAGAGGCTCTCGATCCCTTCCGGTCGGCGTTGCACTGCGCAACAGGTCCTGATCTGGATTCGCCTGGCGCCCGAGGCAGGGCTCTTTCTCGACACCCAGGAAATCGACTCAACGGCGGATGAGGTGACCTTTCCCCTCGCCGCCGAGGCCTGGCTATGGACCATGACGGCGCTGGAGCTGCATGGCCGATCAACAGCCGCCGCCTTGCGCGACGGCGATGCCTGGGACGGCGTTGCCACGCTGCATCGCTTGCTGTTTGAGACGGCCTCGATGAACCTCATGCTGGGCAATGCCGATGAGTACAACCGACTCATGGCGCGCCGTGTTGCGACTGAGGCCGAACGCGATCACGCATTCTCCGACTTGATGTCGGTCACGGCGCCGCGCCCCCGGTTGGAGGCGACGCCGGTGCGGGGCGACATTCCCTTGGTCGGTGCCATGCGGCTGGTGGGCCAGGCGTGCGGATTCCAGATCCAAGTCCCGGTTGAGCTCAAGTCTGATGATGCGCTCACCTTAGAGAACATTGTGCGGTTCAGTCGGCTGCGTCAGCGCACTGTCACCTTGCGCGATGACTGGTGGCAGGGGGATTTCGGCGCGCTGCTGGCGTTTGAAGCCGAAACCCAACGGCCCTTGGCGCTCCTGTACACCGACCAGGGGCGCGCCCAGTTGATTGACCCGGCCGATGGTCAGGAACTGGACTTTGAGACCCATCGGCAGCGACTCGCGCCCGAGGCCTTCGAGTTCACCACCCACCTGCCGTTTCGGGCCATGGGATTCCGCTCCCTGTTTGGTTTCGCCTTCGCGCGCGGTTGGCGCGACGCGGTCCTGATGTTGGTGATGAGCGCCATGGCCGGGATGATGACCCTGGCCATCCCGGTGACAACCGCTTACCTGATCGACACGGCCATACCCAACCATGAAGTGGGCCACTTAATTGAGATCGGCGTTGTTTTGGCGGTGCTTGGTGGCACCGCCTTCGTCGTCGACTATGTGGCGACCTTAGCTTTTACTCGCGCCGAGAGCCGCATGGGCCGCGCGTTGCAGTCGGGTCTGCTTGACCGGGTCTTGCGCCTGCCCATGAGGTTCTTTCAGAATTTTTCCGCCGGGGATTTGGCCAACCGCGTGATGGCGATGACGCAGATCCAGACGCTGCTTTCAACCGGCGCGGTCAATGCCATCCTGAGCGGCATTTTCGGCCTGGCCGGCTTTCTGCTCATGTTCTATTACGACGCCCGGCTGGCCCTGTGGGCGCTGGTGCTGACCCTGGTGTATCTCATCCTCAGCCTGGTGATCAGCTATCTGCGACTGCGCCAGGAGCGCGCTCTGGCGGGCCTGATGGGGGACTTTAGCAACATCCTGCTTCACTTGATTCTTGGTGTTGCCAAGATTCGACTCGCCGCTGCCGAAGACCGCGCCTTTGCCCGCTTGGCCAGTCCCTATGCCAAGAGTCGTCGGCATCAGTTGCGCTCCCAACGCCTGGGCGCCTGGCAATCCGCGCTCAACCAGGTCCTGGCCTTGATCGGGCTGCTGATCTTCGTCCTGCTGATTGGCAAACCCTCGCAAGCGCCCAACCTCATCGCGATTGGGGCCTTCTCGGCGCTACTGGTCGCTTTCCAGCAATTCTCCGCCAGCCTCTCGATGATGGTGATGGTGGCGACTGGCCTGATCGCCATCCAGCCACAGGTGGAGCGCGCCCGCCCTCTGCTCACGGCGGTTCCGGAGGTGAGCGAGGAGCGCAAGGACCCTGGCGCGCTGTCCGGGGCCATTGAGGTCTCCCATGTCAGTTTTCGCTATACCCCGAACGGACCGCTGATTCTTGACGATGTCTCGCTGGAGATCGAGCCCGGGCGCTTTGTCGCCCTGGTCGGTGCCTCCGGGTCCGGCAAGTCCACGCTGCTGCGCCTCATCATGGGGTTTGAGTCACTGGAGTCCGGCGGGATTTTTTTCGACGGGCAGGCGCTGACCAGTGTCGATGCCACCGCAGTGCGACGACAAATGGGGGTGGTGATGCAGAACGCGCAGCTGATGCCGGGCTCTCTCTACCAGAACATTGTCGGCACCAGCGGCGGCAGCCTGGACGACGCCTGGGAAGCGGCCACCCAGGTTGGTCTGGCCGATGACATCCACGCAATGCCCATGGGCATGCAGACCGTCATCATGGAAGGCGGCGGAGCCCTGTCCGGTGGACAAATGCAACGCCTGATGATTGCCCGCGCCATCGTCAACCGCCCCAAGGTCTTGCTGCTGGATGAGGCCACCAGCGCGCTGGATAATCGCACCCAGGCCGTGGTCACGGAAAGCCTGGACCGATTGCGGGTCACCCGCATCGTCGTCGCGCATCGCCTCAGCACAGTGGTCAATGCCGAGCGCATCCACGTCATGGACGCCGGTCGCATCGTCGAGTCGGGAAACTATGCAAGCCTGATGCAGGCCAACGGGCAATTCGCCCGCCTGGCGGCGCGGCAGATGGTTTAG
- a CDS encoding NHLP family bacteriocin export ABC transporter peptidase/permease/ATPase subunit, with the protein MSARKPVVGVVRTPTILQMEALECGAAALAMVLAHYGRWEPLEKLRLLCGVSRDGSKAINLVKAARVLGLKASGKRLEPDDLASLPVPAILFVGMNHFVVFEGVSKGKFQLNDPAAGRRLLTAKEFDELFTGLVLAFEPTDAFQPGGTAPSILPSLWAMARQSLWPLGLLALAGLLLAVFSILMPGLQQIYIDRILIEQLDNWVYPLAIILAVIAPVMAFLTWLHARLIAALNAKLSIVLTSRLAWRVLRLPVLFFGQRYAGMISARVGLADQLVLTLTQSLSQVLSNVALVLLLTLLMLQYSVSLTLIVIGMNLFNALLFQRLRKSLGEASEKVAMQTVKMGGKVMQGVRMMETLKSTGTDDLFFSQWSGLQVLYINAQQAIAKREALIAGLQTWLASLTAALVLVVGGYYTMTEQFSIGMLVAFSVITVLFNQPVTVLVSLAGMLQQTQGAIAQLDDTLGYPLAREFDELETDTKTNFAEASQRPTTAPLRRLSGQVRLEAISFGYAPLDPPLIRDFSLEMTPGSRVALVGGSGSGKSTVGKLLTGLLEPQAGQILFDGQPMTKIPRDILRNSLAVVDQDVVLFEGSVRDNISLWDDTLPQEHWVAAAKDAQIHDVIVSRRGGYDAPVGENGRNLSGGQRQRLEIARALAGNPTLLVLDEATSALDTLTEEAIMNNLRRRGCTCLIIAHRLSTIRDCDEIIVMHQGDILQRGTHSQLIAEDGAYRQLIET; encoded by the coding sequence ATGAGCGCCCGCAAGCCGGTGGTTGGTGTGGTGCGCACGCCCACCATCCTGCAAATGGAGGCCCTGGAGTGCGGCGCTGCCGCCCTGGCCATGGTGTTGGCGCATTATGGGCGCTGGGAGCCGCTGGAGAAGTTGCGGCTGTTATGCGGGGTCTCGCGAGACGGCAGTAAGGCGATCAATCTCGTTAAGGCGGCCCGCGTTCTTGGATTGAAGGCGAGCGGCAAACGCCTGGAGCCGGACGATCTGGCCAGCTTGCCGGTGCCGGCCATTTTGTTTGTCGGCATGAACCACTTTGTAGTGTTCGAGGGGGTGAGCAAAGGGAAGTTTCAGCTCAATGACCCCGCGGCCGGTCGGCGGCTGCTAACAGCCAAAGAATTCGACGAACTCTTTACCGGCTTGGTGCTGGCATTCGAGCCGACCGACGCCTTTCAGCCGGGTGGCACAGCGCCATCTATCCTGCCCAGCCTGTGGGCGATGGCTCGACAGTCGCTCTGGCCGCTGGGCCTGTTGGCCTTGGCAGGTCTGCTGCTGGCTGTTTTCAGCATCCTGATGCCGGGGCTGCAGCAGATCTATATTGATCGCATCCTGATCGAGCAGCTGGACAATTGGGTCTATCCCCTGGCGATCATTCTGGCGGTGATCGCGCCGGTGATGGCCTTTCTCACCTGGCTGCATGCCCGACTCATTGCCGCGCTCAACGCCAAACTCTCCATCGTCTTGACTAGCCGACTGGCCTGGCGCGTGTTGCGTCTTCCGGTGCTGTTTTTTGGTCAGCGCTACGCGGGCATGATCAGCGCTCGGGTGGGGTTGGCAGATCAGCTGGTGCTCACCCTGACCCAGAGCCTGTCCCAGGTGCTGAGCAATGTGGCACTCGTGCTGCTGCTCACGCTGCTGATGTTGCAGTACAGCGTCTCCCTGACGCTGATCGTCATCGGCATGAATCTATTCAACGCGCTGCTTTTCCAACGCCTGCGCAAGAGTCTGGGGGAAGCCTCGGAGAAGGTCGCCATGCAGACCGTAAAGATGGGTGGCAAGGTGATGCAAGGGGTGCGCATGATGGAAACCCTGAAATCCACCGGCACCGATGATCTGTTTTTCTCGCAGTGGTCTGGGCTGCAGGTGCTCTACATTAACGCGCAGCAAGCGATTGCCAAGCGCGAGGCGCTGATTGCGGGACTGCAAACCTGGTTGGCGAGTCTGACGGCGGCGCTGGTGCTGGTGGTGGGGGGCTACTACACCATGACGGAGCAGTTCTCCATCGGCATGCTGGTGGCGTTTTCCGTCATCACTGTGCTGTTCAATCAGCCGGTGACTGTGTTAGTGAGCTTGGCTGGCATGCTGCAACAGACCCAGGGCGCCATTGCCCAATTGGACGACACCCTGGGCTATCCCCTAGCGCGGGAATTTGATGAGCTTGAGACGGACACCAAGACGAACTTCGCCGAAGCGTCCCAGCGGCCCACAACGGCGCCGTTACGCCGGTTGAGCGGGCAAGTGCGCCTTGAGGCCATCTCCTTTGGCTATGCCCCGCTTGATCCGCCGCTGATTCGGGATTTTTCCCTGGAGATGACGCCCGGCAGCCGGGTTGCGCTGGTGGGAGGCTCTGGCAGCGGCAAATCGACTGTGGGTAAGTTATTGACCGGCCTGTTGGAGCCCCAAGCCGGACAGATTCTGTTCGACGGGCAGCCCATGACGAAAATCCCGCGCGATATTCTGCGCAACTCCCTGGCCGTGGTGGACCAGGATGTGGTGTTGTTTGAAGGCAGCGTGCGCGACAACATTAGTCTATGGGATGACACCCTGCCGCAGGAGCATTGGGTGGCGGCGGCCAAGGATGCGCAGATTCACGATGTCATCGTCAGTCGTCGAGGCGGCTATGACGCCCCGGTGGGAGAAAATGGTCGGAATCTGAGCGGCGGTCAACGACAACGCCTGGAGATCGCCCGCGCTCTGGCCGGCAATCCGACGCTCTTGGTTTTGGATGAGGCGACCAGCGCCCTGGATACCCTGACCGAGGAGGCGATTATGAACAACCTGCGCCGCCGCGGCTGCACCTGCCTGATCATCGCCCATCGGCTCAGTACCATTCGGGATTGCGATGAGATTATTGTGATGCACCAAGGCGATATCCTGCAACGCGGCACTCATAGCCAGCTGATTGCCGAAGACGGCGCCTATCGGCAGCTGATTGAGACCTGA